DNA from Artemia franciscana unplaced genomic scaffold, ASM3288406v1 Scaffold_1338, whole genome shotgun sequence:
TAACATTACCAATAGAGTGAAgggtattagtccatgagccccgtgGGCAGCGGGccgaggtctgtattctgtatttatttaaaagattgataaaactaaaaaaactcaaacgaggcttattgaataaatatagaatacagacctcggcCTGCTACCCACAGGTCTCATAGACTAGTATGCTTCGCTCTATAGGAAATGTTTACTGTAAGAAGGCccaatttatacatttttagtttgccccatggatgaggagggtcaaccagaaatggatgcgcttccAGAATTGacatttctaagtgctctaaactggaacgaaactaaacatttaccaagaATACTCTTCCATTCAATTTAAATTCCACCCCCAGGAGTCTTCTTTGCCTAATTGGGAAAGAGGTTGGTATAGGTTACTTCTGCCGACTGGGTTAGGGAGcggtttaaatttgaaaaaaaaaactgtactttCGTTGAAAAGATTAAGAAAAGGAACATATTCTTCATCTCCcaacattttcattaatttacgcCTTGGCAGGGGAAGGGGCTCAAGTCTAATGGATCAGAATCTTAGAGGTCACAGTTAGATGTGGCTTCGCCTACTAGTCATAAACTATCTGTAAATTTTCCCCTGCATCCTCTCACTCCCCACCCCTAATTGTTTTACagaagtaactttttcatttacCAAATtcacctttattttttatcctcGCCTTTCAGAAATATTGGCTAAGGGCTCCGAGAAGCAAAGAAATCTGATATGGATTCAAAGAATATGCCGACACTCGTCTATTTTCTAGCTAAAACGCTCACTCGGCACCCTGAATGCCTTGTATTCTATGAGGCACTAGCCTACATGATCATAGCTATCAACCCCCATTGGACAGTCCCCCGCCTTAAAAGAGTAGGCTATTCTTACTAAAGGGACgtacaatgttttttttggaTCGAATAATCATAACAAATCGATGGGGaagtcaataataaaaaataaatggtaaaattctagttaattgacttcttgctatctcagaaagagtttaggttaggaaaattaaactttcagggatgaatctacagactaaagtatgtcccgggaaggtattttaaagtatccacctccactccttctccctctagagggccctgaaatttgcctacatgacaggtctaaacctattgaaattttgacaaaacaacattttatcttaattttcagttactagttgctttttctctgcctttagttctgaaaatgcaattcctgttatttgagtagaattttgagccatatcaacattttttttcaaaatttaggaaatatatttgcatatctttaaaaccttataaaatagaactgagcaaagttatgaagctgaaaacaattttgttgtacttcaattaagcagaagatctattttgcaaggtttcaattttataagacacatatttttaaaggtcagcaaaggtcagggccctctagagggagaaagagtagaggtagttgcttcaaaataccttcccggaacatactttagtctgtagattcatccctgaaagtttcattctcttaacataaaccctttccgagatatcGAACGAGATAGTGGGGCGAGGTCTgtaattctatatttattcaataagcctcgtttgagtttttttttagttttatcaatcttttaaataaatacagaatacaGTGTAATGACATTGTAGATGATTTATTTATGCATAGAAAtaaactgagaaaatttgcaattttataagaaagatgtaaaaaaaatgagacatGGCTCTATTTCATGGTGCTCACGAAAAGATACTACCCTGTTGACATATAGTCAGAGCAAAATTAGAAGTTCAAAATAGCATAAACTGTTCTTCATAAAATGGGGCCAATGCCCCTCAAACTAATGCTGTAACACTATAGCATAATTATCCTTTAACGAAAAAAATGGTGTTCGGAACATCTCTCTAAAATTAGTTTTGAATCTCATCGCCGATTAGaatcataaatattttgtttcggCTTTTTAAAGTTGTCGTTAAAGCATTCATTACGATGCAGCATTTCATCAGAAAGTTGGGGTCTCCATATGGCACCCCACTTTCCTCCTGTTCATCCTAGACCCCACGCTgctgtttaaaaatttgttagTTGTTTGATTGATGAATTGTGGATACAAAAGGGTTGACTTAGTAAAGATTAATGTTTCTCTTAGCATATGGccttatttattgtttatgaaGAAACCCTTTTGTATGTGTCGCAACAAGAGCTGCTCTGACCTTGTTTTGCCAAGTTTTCATCTTCTCTTCAAGTTCAGTGTTGTTCAGAGATTGAAAAGACCTTGTTTTTCAAGCTGCTCTGACCTTGTTTTGCCAAGTTTTCATCTTCTCTTCAAGTTCAGTGTTGTTCAGAGATTAAATATAGAATTACAGACCTCGCCCCACTACCCACGGGTCAgagattgaaaagaaaataatgtgcATGGATTTTCTTATGTGTTACACAATAGGTAACGAAATATAACACATCCTAGCGATGAGACTGTGGCATTTTTTCCTGTTGTGAGGTAGTCCATTGAGGATTTtatattacaattatttatGCGTTATAGAATAAGCTTAACAACATTCTAAAGGAGGCTCCTCATAGCAATTTCACGATCGGTATAGCCAAACGCAGTTAAAACGGTATAAAAGTACccggggtggggggggggaggttggggTCTTTTCTCTCCGAAATTctggattttatttaatttctgttcacatCTTCTTGAAATTAACAAATAACtatttatttggtaaaattcttaCCGGTTCTTGCGATTCCATTCCAACAAAACCTTGGAATTAAATCGCTAAATTGATTTATTATGGAATTTTTCTAGGATTGTTGTCACGTGCCAGACAACAGTCATTGCTCACGCTCGGGTTTCTGGTGGGCAGACAGAATATCACCAGGCGCTGAACACTGTCCAGTTGGCAACGCGGCTTCATCGTGTTCGCAGACGTAAGATAAGAGTAAGTAGAATTGTATTGATATGGTATATCGGAAGATTCGGCTTGAAGTCTCAGCTTACACGTAATAAGTGGGCCATTTGAGCTAAATAACAGCACAAATAGAGGGGAGTGGGCCCATGAGCAGCAAATTTTGACATCATTTCATTCTTTCTCATTCAAAAAACCATTTTGACCTCCAGTTTCACTTATTGTTTTGTAGCGAATGGACTATATGCCAAAGAGTTAATTAATGAGCCTTGTTACCTTTCAATCACTTctgacttattaaaaaaaaaaaaaatattaaaactttttattccatttcaGAAGAGTCCTTtccaaatattccaaaatttaggcTCTATTTGATCTTAGTTTGATAGAGGATATAGAGAATAGTAGGGAATATAATCCGTCAAGCAATTGGATTTACTTTTGCTCAATGTTTTATTCGAAACGTTACTttgtctttgtttcttttaaaatttatcaatgAGCCTTTGCCCTAAAATATGCTatgtacctcatttttttttcttttgtataaaaaagggaatctttaaaaaaaaatcagtgagaTTTCTGTTCGATTCGTAGTCTATCAAGGTATAACGTTCTCATCTTTCTAATATAATtgacaaattaatattttcataagaaatattatttctatAACTTTTGGTCATTTTCCTGAGATGTCTTTTGGAAAACAACATATATTCATCTCAGGATAAAAATAGCCTTATGATCTTGAATTCAACAATGtctaacaaatttatttatcctcaaggatttatttattagtcCTTCTGAATAAAATAAGTAGTTACTCATACCCTTGGGGGCCCTTGCCCTAATGACTAATGGCTACCCTAATGGCTGCAAAAGTAAACCTAACTTGCACAATGCTCAAGCATTTTGATTGAAATGGCTTTTTGCCTTAAACGAGTAACATGatgtcaaatttgtttttttttctttttttttcttttttttgaataagtGTATATATGTGCTTTTGGGTTTTATACAAATAGTCTTTGGACATGattaaggaaataaaaagtgGTTTATTTATAGTTAGCTTATTCAGCTTATTTTAGCGTTTATGTGTTAAATATTACACAACACATAAATATTTGCATGGATACCTTATGGTAATAGGGCCTTGTGAAAATACTCGTCAATTCGACGTGTCAAAATAAGCCTCGTTAAAATATAAGCTTTTCCTTTAGATTAATGGATGTTATATTCCCTCGGTAAATTTTCCCTTGGAAATATCCTCCTGTAAAAAAATTCCCAATCAAACAAAGTGGCCCTCTGAAAACTCCTCCAATATTTCCCTCcgtgagccccccccccctagccgAAAATTTCACCACGTGCAAAACTAaacagccaaaaagaaaatatgaacaCAAGAAAgaatcttgaaatattttgcctacttttcaaaatatagggagAATAccctatagtatttattttacattcttatttatcttgatttttttttcttgtttttggggTGGAGTTATCATAGGAGGGTTCAAGTAATGGTATCATAGCTaggttcaaaaaaataatttgaacctGCGAAAGAGTTGCCCTATGTTAGAAGTGCACTGAAATAACAAGGTGGGACAAAAGAATACGAGTAATTACTCCCTCGTTGATTTGGTCTGGCACCAACCAAAGGTGGCCTTAGCCAGAATGTCTGGGGGCAATGGATTTCTACTTATTGGCTGGTCATCTTTACCGACTGATCTGGGTGATATTGTTATTACAATTACTGTTTTGTTCTACACCAGCTGGGATTTCTCTTCTTTCATTGATCAGTCCATTTGCCCTAATACAAAAATTTGAGCGAGGGTACTTTTTACCCTCTAGTACCAAAAGTGGTACTTTGCGTTGATATTTTACCGACTCAAATTTTTCACCCGACTGGCTTGAAACACATAGGTAGGGCTGTCTTCCCTCCACCCGTACGTGACACCTATGTCGACAACTATAGTGTATGATACCAGTTCACCCCTTGCAATCGAGTACATGACCACTAGTTGGGTATCAGAAGGTTTTTCTATTCGAAAAGCCATtaaagggtaattttttttacttaattaaataACAGGCAATCAGACTTTCAAGTCAGAACCAAGCAAATTTTGAATTGACAGATCTTTATTAGAACTAAGCAATCAATAGTTTAAACaaagaaacttttcaaaaagtcaTCAAGCCCTATTCAAAAAAAGTATTGGGTATCGTCCAACAGACGTAAATCAGAAGATTTTCCGGTCTTGAGAGACTTTACTTGAACGGACAACGTGACTTTTTACGAAAGAATGCGCAAAACGCGTGGCATTACTTCCTCTGCAACCGGGAAGCTCAATATCTACTTTTTATATACTTCTAAATTTAATAGACTATCTCGGAATTTTAAATTAACAGCAATTTAGTCCTCAATGGAGCGAAATCGTAGTTTAGTGCCCCAAATTGGCAGAAAACGCTACTTTCTCGTTGCAgaatctttttgatcactttgaaAGGGCTTTAGATCATTTTATTTCCGTTCAAAGAAGCCCTCTTCCGATATCCGAGGCCGTCGGTTTGATACAATTgccccagggaaaaaaaaaaaaaaaaataagcacgtATCCTAGATCTTTcatctggaaaaaaattctacGTTTTTGTAGATTAGAGCTTGAAACCACCATAGTAGGGCTTTCTAATATTCTGGGATTTAATTctgggattttcattaatattttgtGCCTTTTATGGAGGTCTCTCCGAAGTTCTCGacaatcaggcaaattttctctggctcgtagcGATTAATACGTAATATTAGCTTAATGagctttatatatttaaaatcagtataaaaagtgaattcttttgatgtatcatttgtcatcaaaagttattttttttagagtcgaaatcgctccttacttaatgTTCgctgccacgaactgtttgattttacaaatttattctaGGCGTGTTTTGGAATATAGTTAGAATTGTCCCGAGTTCCttcttctcttctttcttttttatttatcttaatttCCCTTTGGTTTCTCTATTTTAcaattagataaaaattttcaaggggAATGAGGAGGAAGGGTTATTTTGTAGGAAGAATATCAAATTAAGCCAAAAAAGTATGGGACAACTTctgctttaattatttttccacataattttttccttttttgatattttatgatGTGTCAAGATTATATAACAGGACCACTTGAATGAAAGGATGGTggtttagttatatttttatatctggTTTAAAGTAAATCTACAAAAACCTCCCAAAAACCAATACAGCAGAGTAACTTATGCACACGTCATTGACTAGAAACAGTTGTAACTTTTAAATTATCttcaaattcttttgaacttTGTGTGTTCCATAGATTTTCAACGCTTTATTAGTTTGTCCTTTTTACTGGAATTGATTTGCTTAATGTTTATGTTTAGGGTTTACCAACGTCCTACATGCGAGGAGGATCTCCAGATAATTATATGAAGACCTCTGGAGATGAGGGATCAACCTCTGCTGAAATATCGAGCAGTGAAATGAGTTGTGATACTGTTATTTACCTAGGTAAGTGTGCGTTTCTACGAATAATCCTTGCCTTATTTACCGTGCAtaatttttgctgaaaattgCTTGGGAGTTGAGCCGTATAGATGCCAAAATAAATCTCTCCACGATGGAACTATCTCGATATGATTCGGTCCTCTTGTACGAGAAAGTTGAGTGTGATTCTTTCTTGAGGAAACCTGTAGACATCCAGCTCGATCATCGCTCTGTATTATTCTTGTCTTAGGCTTATTGCCAAATGTGGAAGCTTGCATTTTGCCGAGACTCCTAAAACCCCAGTGGCACCAATCACCTTAACTCTTTGAGCTATCTCGACCA
Protein-coding regions in this window:
- the LOC136042474 gene encoding kinesin-like protein CG14535 yields the protein MHENNVHGFSYVLHNRIVVTCQTTVIAHARVSGGQTEYHQALNTVQLATRLHRVRRRKIRGLPTSYMRGGSPDNYMKTSGDEGSTSAEISSSEMSCDTVIYLDSEVFHVR